A stretch of Paenibacillus mucilaginosus 3016 DNA encodes these proteins:
- a CDS encoding ABC transporter ATP-binding protein yields the protein MGKAIEVNGLQKSYKKLHVLKGVDFEVEKGSIFALLGSNGAGKTTVVKILSTLLQPDSGTVTVNGFDIASNPDLVRQSISLTGQFAAVDEILTGRENLILIAKLRHLKNPRQVADDMLKRFGLTDAADRKASTYSGGMRRRLDIALSLVGKPQIIFLDEPTTGLDPEARIEVWKIVKELADGGTTVFLTTQYLEEAEQLADRISILHEGRIIASGTLAELKKLFPKTKVEYVEKQPTLEDIFLAIIGKREAM from the coding sequence ATGGGAAAAGCAATTGAAGTGAACGGTCTGCAAAAGTCTTACAAGAAACTTCATGTTCTAAAGGGCGTCGATTTCGAGGTGGAAAAGGGAAGCATTTTCGCCCTGCTCGGCTCCAACGGGGCTGGCAAGACAACGGTTGTCAAAATTCTCAGCACGCTGCTCCAACCGGACAGCGGAACCGTCACCGTTAATGGATTCGATATTGCGTCAAATCCAGACCTGGTAAGGCAGTCCATCAGTCTGACCGGGCAATTTGCCGCGGTTGATGAGATTTTGACCGGGCGGGAGAATCTTATTTTGATCGCCAAGCTGAGGCACCTTAAAAATCCGCGTCAGGTTGCGGACGATATGCTTAAACGCTTCGGTCTGACAGATGCCGCGGACCGAAAGGCATCTACTTATTCGGGTGGTATGCGCCGCAGGCTCGACATCGCTTTGAGCCTTGTGGGAAAACCGCAGATCATTTTCCTCGACGAGCCAACCACCGGGCTTGATCCTGAGGCACGTATCGAGGTTTGGAAGATTGTAAAGGAGCTTGCCGATGGCGGCACGACGGTATTCCTGACCACGCAGTATTTAGAGGAAGCTGAACAGCTTGCCGACCGAATTTCTATTCTGCACGAGGGCAGGATTATCGCCAGCGGCACGCTCGCCGAACTGAAAAAGCTGTTCCCGAAAACGAAGGTGGAGTATGTTGAAAAACAGCCGACATTGGAGGATATATTCCTCGCCATCATCGGTAAAAGGGAGGCCATGTAG
- a CDS encoding ABC transporter permease has product MTMMKENLLAAKPLAKPRNKRRKKWQALKRDRYLYLLGLPGILCLIIFKYIPMWGVLIAFQDYSPFKGLLGSEWVGLENFRVFFENPDFPMLLRNTIAINVMSLVFFFPVPIILSLMMNEVRNELFKRTIQSIVYLPHFLSWVIIAGLTFTLFATGEGLVNKILIQLGYEGVQWLTTPNYFWAFLTGQSVWKEAGWGTVIFLAAMANVDPQLYEAARMDGASRLRQMWNITIPAIQNVIIILLILKLGHIMDVGFEQVFLLQNAAVSEVADVFDTYIYRVGIRQSEFSYTTAVGLFKAAIGLMLVIISNKLVKKAGGEGFY; this is encoded by the coding sequence GATGAAAGAGAATCTTCTTGCAGCTAAACCGTTGGCGAAGCCGCGGAATAAGCGCAGGAAGAAGTGGCAGGCACTCAAACGGGACAGGTACTTGTATTTGTTAGGTCTGCCTGGCATCTTGTGCTTGATTATTTTTAAATATATCCCCATGTGGGGTGTGCTCATTGCCTTCCAGGATTACTCGCCGTTTAAGGGTCTTCTGGGCAGTGAATGGGTCGGACTGGAGAATTTCAGAGTCTTCTTCGAAAATCCGGATTTCCCGATGCTTCTCAGGAATACGATTGCCATAAATGTAATGAGTCTCGTATTTTTCTTCCCGGTTCCCATTATTTTATCCCTCATGATGAATGAAGTACGCAATGAGCTGTTCAAACGTACGATTCAGTCGATTGTGTATCTGCCGCACTTTCTTTCCTGGGTTATCATCGCCGGTCTTACCTTTACCTTATTTGCCACGGGCGAAGGCTTGGTCAACAAAATCTTGATTCAACTGGGTTACGAAGGAGTACAGTGGCTGACAACGCCTAATTATTTTTGGGCTTTCCTGACGGGTCAGAGCGTATGGAAAGAAGCAGGGTGGGGAACTGTGATCTTCCTCGCTGCCATGGCCAATGTCGATCCACAGCTCTATGAAGCTGCACGCATGGATGGGGCGAGCCGTCTGCGTCAAATGTGGAACATTACCATTCCGGCAATCCAGAACGTGATCATCATCCTGTTGATCCTGAAGCTGGGACATATTATGGACGTTGGTTTCGAACAGGTATTCCTCCTGCAAAATGCGGCAGTGTCTGAAGTAGCGGATGTATTCGATACGTATATTTATCGTGTAGGGATTAGACAGTCCGAGTTCAGCTACACGACGGCCGTAGGGTTGTTTAAAGCAGCGATCGGCCTGATGCTGGTTATTATCTCCAATAAACTTGTGAAAAAAGCAGGTGGCGAAGGGTTTTATTGA
- a CDS encoding Ger(x)C family spore germination C-terminal domain-containing protein — MKKAAVIFMLLLVCTGCWDQKPLRNLHLVDVACLDLDEKSGEVLLNYIVTVLNKAGQGEGDPKSETTLLKGPSFVEAVGQGDYFDEGPFLGIHNRIYLLSEGFASRDPIGQLAFLLHAPYASINTPVVIFEGSISKLMQRKSFNREDFTETLNHFIMNLESSRIIPNVSMMHFILSKEEPLEDIALPVIKQQSNSELEFSGALLFRQGTKAEEKLSKEQVQILMLLLGENFNKHKVGGRSTSGIGQQLLTGHMNSTEYAFSIKKGVSRITIHPESNGLPKVIVNVKLKINVYKLGQQAVRLKSDYVNQMEKQLNSYLEERAVATIRTMQKANSDVLGIGRKIYSLHPGLWKSLD; from the coding sequence ATGAAAAAAGCGGCGGTCATATTCATGTTGTTGCTGGTATGTACCGGTTGTTGGGATCAAAAGCCGCTGCGCAATCTTCATTTAGTTGACGTTGCGTGCTTGGATCTGGATGAGAAGAGCGGTGAAGTATTGCTCAATTACATCGTCACTGTACTCAATAAGGCAGGACAAGGAGAAGGAGACCCCAAATCCGAGACAACGCTGCTAAAAGGACCAAGCTTTGTCGAAGCGGTCGGACAAGGGGATTACTTTGATGAAGGTCCATTTCTGGGTATCCACAATAGAATCTATTTATTAAGTGAAGGCTTTGCTTCTCGGGATCCAATCGGACAGCTTGCTTTTTTGCTTCACGCTCCTTATGCATCGATCAACACCCCGGTTGTTATATTCGAAGGTTCAATATCTAAGCTTATGCAAAGAAAATCGTTTAATAGGGAAGATTTTACGGAAACATTGAATCATTTTATTATGAATTTGGAATCGAGTCGAATCATACCTAACGTTTCCATGATGCATTTCATACTATCCAAGGAAGAACCTTTGGAAGACATCGCATTGCCTGTAATAAAGCAGCAGTCGAATTCAGAATTGGAATTCAGTGGCGCTCTCTTATTCCGTCAAGGAACGAAGGCAGAGGAGAAGCTCAGCAAGGAACAAGTCCAAATACTGATGTTGTTGTTAGGAGAAAACTTCAATAAGCACAAGGTGGGCGGACGTTCTACGTCAGGCATCGGACAACAATTGCTGACCGGGCATATGAATAGCACAGAGTATGCATTTTCGATCAAAAAGGGTGTTTCAAGGATTACGATTCACCCTGAATCCAATGGATTGCCGAAAGTTATCGTGAATGTCAAATTGAAAATCAATGTATATAAGCTTGGGCAGCAAGCGGTTAGACTGAAATCAGATTATGTTAATCAAATGGAAAAACAATTGAATAGTTATCTGGAAGAAAGGGCCGTGGCGACGATCCGGACGATGCAAAAAGCAAATTCTGATGTTCTCGGTATCGGAAGGAAGATATATTCACTCCATCCCGGCCTCTGGAAATCACTGGACTAG
- a CDS encoding carbohydrate ABC transporter permease, giving the protein MRESLGDRIFSTVNVIILAILGIASLFPFYYVVVVSFTSPSDYTGSSLILYPKSFSLAAYEYIFSTNTFIKSLGVSAYLAIVGTLLSLMVSAAFGYMISRKRLFGRKPLTVALIITILFSPGIIPNYLLIKDLGLMNSLWSIILPGLLSGWNALLLKTFFDGIPESLEESAYIDGANDLRIFFQIILPLSLPALAAFGLFFAVAYWNTFFTAILYITDPDQRPLQVLLQGMLVQSETGIADPSAAAEQSVPPDTIKMAAVVVATVPILLVYPFLQKHFAKGVMLGSVKG; this is encoded by the coding sequence TTGAGAGAATCATTGGGTGATCGCATATTTTCAACGGTGAATGTCATTATATTAGCAATACTTGGGATCGCTTCGCTCTTTCCCTTCTATTATGTGGTCGTGGTTTCGTTCACATCCCCGAGCGATTATACGGGAAGCAGCTTGATTCTGTATCCCAAATCATTTTCGCTGGCAGCCTATGAGTACATCTTCTCTACCAATACCTTCATCAAGTCGCTGGGAGTCAGTGCTTATCTCGCTATAGTGGGCACGCTGCTCAGTTTGATGGTTTCCGCGGCATTCGGCTATATGATCTCACGCAAGAGACTGTTTGGCCGCAAGCCGCTTACCGTAGCTTTAATCATTACCATCTTGTTCAGCCCGGGTATTATTCCGAATTACCTGCTTATTAAAGATTTGGGGCTCATGAACAGTTTATGGTCCATTATTTTGCCGGGTCTTCTCAGCGGATGGAATGCACTGCTGCTCAAAACGTTCTTTGACGGAATTCCCGAAAGCCTGGAGGAGTCCGCCTACATTGATGGTGCCAATGATCTAAGGATTTTCTTCCAGATCATCCTGCCGCTCTCACTTCCGGCATTGGCCGCTTTTGGACTGTTCTTCGCTGTAGCCTATTGGAACACGTTCTTCACCGCGATACTCTATATTACGGATCCGGATCAGAGGCCGCTCCAAGTCCTGCTGCAGGGAATGCTCGTCCAGTCGGAGACGGGAATTGCCGATCCGAGTGCCGCCGCCGAGCAGTCGGTTCCACCGGATACCATTAAGATGGCAGCTGTCGTGGTTGCCACGGTACCAATCCTGTTGGTGTATCCATTCCTGCAGAAGCATTTCGCCAAGGGAGTTATGCTTGGCTCAGTCAAGGGATGA
- a CDS encoding GerAB/ArcD/ProY family transporter, with protein sequence MIHLKEISIKQLICLVIFTQVGAKVLTIPYEESRNSGYDSWMSVLLGGVIAQLVILIVYLLGKRYEDRPFPQYVTEITGKPLGLLLNVLFALYFIESSLMVLVTYANFINRWVLFKTPWFVIIALMAATAAYIASSSLRSIAVITETCILMFTICFVIVCISGLGKGDWLHFAPVGSHGLGPIIKDAIPAFWAYAGYERLLYFSPFVKRHSNKEILIGMSIANGFTTFFYVLISAIVLYNFSEPQLDLVTEPMVFILRQFKWPMVQNLDILFMVIWLSMTLVTIYVYLFMSARFLASTLGRKLGNHALLVWILAFVCFAIGVWFSDRQTLLEFADYHNKASTLIIAGVPTILLLVSLARGKAGIR encoded by the coding sequence ATGATTCATCTGAAAGAAATATCCATTAAGCAGCTGATTTGTCTTGTTATTTTCACCCAAGTAGGTGCCAAAGTGCTAACGATTCCTTATGAAGAGTCTCGCAATTCGGGGTATGACTCATGGATGTCGGTACTGCTCGGAGGGGTGATCGCTCAATTGGTGATCCTCATCGTGTACCTGCTGGGAAAAAGATATGAAGACCGTCCTTTTCCTCAATATGTAACGGAGATTACAGGAAAACCGTTAGGATTATTATTAAACGTCTTATTCGCATTGTATTTTATTGAATCATCTCTCATGGTTCTAGTTACTTATGCCAATTTCATCAACCGTTGGGTGTTATTTAAAACACCATGGTTTGTGATTATTGCACTTATGGCGGCGACCGCTGCCTATATCGCTTCCTCTTCGCTTCGGTCTATAGCCGTCATTACGGAAACGTGCATTTTGATGTTTACGATTTGCTTTGTGATCGTATGTATTAGCGGATTGGGGAAGGGCGATTGGCTTCATTTTGCGCCAGTCGGATCTCATGGTCTGGGGCCGATTATAAAGGATGCTATTCCGGCTTTTTGGGCTTACGCAGGATATGAGCGGCTTCTGTATTTTTCCCCCTTTGTCAAGAGGCATAGCAATAAGGAGATCTTAATTGGCATGTCCATAGCTAATGGATTTACGACCTTTTTCTATGTTCTGATCTCGGCCATAGTGTTGTACAACTTCAGTGAACCTCAACTGGACCTCGTCACCGAACCGATGGTATTCATTCTCCGTCAATTCAAATGGCCGATGGTGCAAAATCTGGATATTTTATTTATGGTCATTTGGTTATCAATGACCTTGGTTACCATCTATGTCTATCTGTTTATGTCTGCACGGTTTCTGGCTTCCACCTTAGGGAGGAAGCTCGGAAACCATGCTCTGCTCGTATGGATATTGGCGTTTGTTTGTTTTGCTATTGGGGTATGGTTCTCCGACCGCCAAACGTTATTAGAATTTGCCGATTATCATAACAAAGCTAGTACCCTTATTATAGCTGGTGTGCCGACCATTTTACTGCTTGTCTCTCTAGCTCGGGGAAAGGCGGGTATACGATGA
- a CDS encoding DUF1048 domain-containing protein has product MNIRDIIEGKKEWRAHVARVKALPQDYQIVYKEMQKYFFKVGPVELTEGTGLLSGIVDLFEEGAASGKGVLEVTGRDVAAFCDDLIKDSKTYADIYQESVDQANNKTIRKGADKKK; this is encoded by the coding sequence ATGAATATACGAGATATCATCGAAGGCAAAAAAGAGTGGCGAGCGCACGTGGCGCGTGTCAAAGCGCTCCCGCAAGATTATCAGATTGTTTACAAAGAGATGCAGAAATATTTCTTTAAGGTTGGTCCTGTGGAGCTAACCGAGGGGACGGGTTTGCTCTCGGGGATTGTCGATCTTTTTGAGGAGGGCGCGGCCTCGGGGAAAGGAGTGTTAGAAGTGACGGGCAGAGACGTAGCAGCTTTCTGCGATGATCTAATCAAAGATTCAAAAACTTACGCTGACATTTATCAAGAATCTGTTGACCAAGCGAATAACAAGACCATCAGAAAGGGTGCGGATAAAAAAAAGTAA
- a CDS encoding PadR family transcriptional regulator — MLKGVLEGCVLEIISRNETYGYEITRRLNALGFTDVVEGTVYTILIRLEKSKLVEVTKKPSDMGPPRKFFALNDAGREELRRFWEKWAFVSSKIIELKERD, encoded by the coding sequence ATGCTTAAAGGCGTGCTTGAGGGCTGCGTCCTCGAAATTATAAGCCGCAACGAAACCTACGGTTACGAAATTACGCGGAGGCTGAACGCCCTCGGCTTCACAGATGTTGTGGAGGGAACGGTGTACACCATCCTGATCCGGCTTGAAAAAAGCAAGTTGGTGGAAGTCACCAAAAAGCCCTCCGACATGGGGCCGCCGCGAAAGTTTTTCGCGCTCAACGACGCGGGACGCGAGGAGTTACGGAGGTTCTGGGAAAAATGGGCGTTCGTATCATCTAAAATTATCGAATTAAAGGAGAGAGATTAA
- a CDS encoding DUF1048 domain-containing protein, producing MNFWEKITGSDMTKEMKAFESRAKKLPADYQAAWKQINANLWMHSDFTGRNLMPILDGVLGLLEETAADGQRVHEVLGDDIKGFCSALAGEEGAKSFRDKWREQLNHNIAKKLGKK from the coding sequence ATGAATTTTTGGGAAAAAATCACCGGCAGCGATATGACGAAAGAAATGAAAGCTTTTGAATCCAGAGCCAAAAAGCTGCCGGCTGATTATCAAGCGGCATGGAAACAAATTAATGCGAATCTTTGGATGCACTCCGATTTCACCGGTCGCAACCTCATGCCCATCCTTGACGGCGTGCTTGGCCTGCTCGAAGAAACGGCGGCGGATGGTCAGCGTGTCCATGAGGTTTTGGGTGACGATATCAAAGGTTTCTGTTCAGCGCTGGCCGGCGAAGAAGGGGCAAAGTCTTTTCGAGACAAGTGGCGCGAGCAACTAAATCATAATATCGCCAAAAAATTAGGTAAAAAATAG
- a CDS encoding glycoside hydrolase, translated as MPDVWVISDSNLEVRFDQTVNLLGVKDKRSNKLWEQLPLGRELTVNKVSQHRNALHLELQGGALAFSAALELTETSELVVTITADPEASFDKISFPAAFQAPDPDHYLLQTDSQGLLLPVDDTRYPLEEHPFFFCGGGPAMAWMGVTDSVFETGYMAIFETPYDAAIALKREEGLITFAPVWLSSMGEFSYERRIRYVFFPTGGYIAQCKRYREYAWPKNKVLTLKENQKRFPAIEKILGAVHIYVWDKAREVSFAQDLKKSGIEKALFLWNANHLPYPEPDYDSRLQELGYGTGGYELFTDIHPDSHPGYAALDRIPLKRNVYPGLFDQITARKKDGSTYFNQYGTYVCPEAVRPEMIKRVEKELSLYPHETYFLDVYQANGLYECHNPEHRLTREQYAEAIIRNCELLEEKYNTFLGAEFGADFAGSHGVYAHGMMTLQRMWWFESEANRKGTIYYMGDWKDNSRPSIMLGERTATGAYLEYSIHEYTRVPLYELVYHDAIVTSWRWEDCNHHSPEIWWKKDLFNILYGTAPLWSIDQERWDSFKFTFVESYNKICPWLQQICYDELVSHRFVSSDRKVQESRFSSGKRAVVNFGDTSYTFEGRIIEPRGFITMDDGATN; from the coding sequence ATGCCGGATGTATGGGTGATCTCGGATTCGAATCTGGAAGTGAGGTTCGACCAAACCGTCAATCTATTGGGTGTGAAAGATAAGCGCTCGAATAAGCTCTGGGAACAACTGCCCCTTGGCAGGGAGCTGACAGTAAATAAAGTCTCCCAGCACAGGAATGCTCTACACCTGGAGCTTCAGGGAGGAGCGCTTGCCTTCTCAGCGGCCCTGGAGCTGACAGAGACATCGGAGTTGGTGGTTACGATTACTGCCGATCCAGAGGCTTCTTTTGACAAAATCAGCTTCCCTGCCGCCTTTCAGGCACCGGACCCGGATCACTACCTGCTGCAGACAGACAGCCAGGGTCTGCTGCTGCCCGTGGACGATACGCGCTATCCGCTCGAGGAACATCCGTTTTTCTTCTGCGGCGGAGGGCCGGCCATGGCCTGGATGGGGGTTACGGATTCGGTTTTCGAGACGGGCTACATGGCCATTTTTGAAACCCCCTATGATGCCGCTATCGCACTCAAGCGGGAGGAGGGACTCATTACCTTTGCCCCTGTGTGGCTCAGCTCTATGGGAGAGTTCAGCTATGAACGCAGAATCCGATATGTGTTCTTTCCTACAGGCGGCTACATCGCCCAGTGCAAGAGATATCGAGAGTATGCCTGGCCGAAGAACAAGGTCCTTACACTGAAGGAAAACCAGAAACGGTTTCCGGCTATCGAGAAGATTCTGGGGGCTGTTCATATTTATGTATGGGATAAGGCCCGAGAGGTGAGTTTCGCTCAAGATTTGAAGAAGTCCGGAATCGAAAAGGCGTTATTCCTGTGGAATGCCAACCATTTACCCTATCCGGAACCGGACTACGACAGCCGGCTCCAAGAACTGGGGTATGGAACCGGAGGTTACGAGCTTTTTACCGACATCCACCCTGATTCCCATCCAGGCTATGCAGCCCTCGACCGAATTCCGCTGAAGCGTAATGTTTACCCTGGCTTGTTCGATCAGATTACGGCGCGAAAAAAGGATGGGTCCACCTATTTTAATCAATACGGAACCTATGTATGCCCTGAAGCGGTTCGGCCGGAGATGATCAAGCGGGTGGAAAAAGAGCTCAGCTTATATCCCCATGAAACTTATTTTTTGGATGTTTATCAAGCCAATGGCCTCTATGAATGCCATAATCCCGAGCACCGGCTGACCCGCGAGCAGTATGCCGAAGCCATCATTCGAAACTGTGAGCTGCTGGAAGAGAAGTACAATACGTTTCTGGGAGCCGAATTTGGCGCCGACTTTGCCGGATCCCATGGAGTATACGCCCATGGAATGATGACGCTGCAGCGTATGTGGTGGTTTGAATCCGAGGCGAACAGGAAGGGAACGATTTACTATATGGGGGACTGGAAGGATAACTCCAGGCCTTCGATCATGCTGGGAGAGCGGACGGCTACCGGTGCCTATCTGGAGTATTCCATTCATGAATACACACGGGTGCCATTGTACGAGTTGGTTTATCACGATGCCATTGTCACTTCATGGCGGTGGGAGGATTGCAACCATCACAGCCCTGAGATTTGGTGGAAGAAGGATCTGTTCAATATTCTCTATGGAACGGCTCCGTTGTGGTCTATCGATCAAGAACGGTGGGACAGCTTTAAATTCACTTTCGTGGAGAGCTACAACAAAATTTGCCCTTGGCTGCAGCAGATTTGCTACGACGAGCTTGTATCCCACCGTTTCGTGAGTTCGGACCGCAAGGTTCAGGAGAGCCGGTTTTCCTCCGGAAAGCGAGCGGTAGTTAACTTTGGGGATACATCCTATACGTTCGAGGGACGGATCATCGAACCCCGCGGATTCATCACAATGGATGATGGAGCTACCAATTGA
- a CDS encoding extracellular solute-binding protein, producing the protein MKKKLVTVISASLLLSSTLAACGEKEEASSASPDGSKSSAPAEFNITTINYSPEAAANDNPIELEMEKRTNTKVNITYLPSNNYMDKFKVMLASGEIPDVLLTTSIYDPSVLNAIQDGVFWDLTPYLKDYPNLQNNYPKESYENTKIDGKIYGLPRPRPLVGGAAFPALRQDWLDKLGLKVPETMDELYTVLKAFAEQDPDGNGKKDTYGFTGSVAEGWMDQLSFVEDTFNGFNNMILSMEGKPTEYRDFSPATREALLWIHRAYKEGVLAPDFAIIKQSQVLDMMKQGKVGMIPTAMDASKIGDMVGTLRKTVPAAGLVHVPYLITPSSGKKYATKEGGFFGNYLISKKVPEEKLKQILAFFDYGATPEGMELANFGLKDVHYTVQDGKKVTTEEYKKIAAASIVNVWTLVDPYSRVQQASTDYPKEYLERDKKVVDERLKHGVFINNNGVMSETEIKFGSEIAKKLQDKKIKVIMGKEPIEAWDKLIEQMKNDANVKKILAEREASYKAIFGGK; encoded by the coding sequence ATGAAAAAGAAACTAGTCACCGTTATTTCCGCATCCTTACTATTAAGCAGCACGCTGGCAGCTTGTGGGGAAAAGGAGGAAGCGTCTTCAGCTTCTCCCGATGGCTCAAAGTCGTCGGCACCTGCCGAGTTTAATATCACAACTATTAACTACAGTCCGGAAGCGGCTGCTAACGATAACCCGATAGAGCTCGAGATGGAAAAACGTACGAATACCAAGGTGAATATAACGTATTTGCCAAGCAATAACTATATGGACAAATTTAAGGTGATGCTGGCATCAGGGGAAATTCCTGACGTTTTACTGACAACCTCGATCTATGATCCATCGGTTCTAAATGCCATCCAGGATGGAGTATTTTGGGATTTGACTCCCTATCTGAAAGATTACCCCAACCTGCAGAACAATTACCCGAAGGAAAGCTACGAGAATACCAAGATCGATGGTAAAATTTACGGCCTGCCCCGTCCTCGTCCTTTGGTCGGTGGTGCCGCATTCCCGGCTCTTCGCCAGGACTGGCTGGACAAGCTCGGACTTAAAGTGCCGGAAACGATGGATGAACTCTACACTGTACTGAAAGCCTTTGCCGAGCAGGATCCCGATGGAAACGGCAAAAAAGATACCTACGGATTCACGGGCAGTGTGGCAGAAGGCTGGATGGATCAGCTCAGCTTTGTTGAAGATACCTTCAATGGCTTCAATAATATGATTCTGAGTATGGAAGGGAAACCAACCGAATACAGAGATTTCTCACCGGCCACTCGTGAGGCGCTGCTATGGATTCATCGTGCCTATAAAGAAGGTGTGCTGGCACCTGACTTTGCCATCATCAAACAGTCGCAAGTATTGGATATGATGAAGCAGGGTAAAGTCGGGATGATTCCTACTGCGATGGATGCGAGTAAAATAGGGGACATGGTGGGGACGCTGAGAAAAACAGTTCCAGCTGCGGGCCTTGTACATGTGCCCTACCTGATTACTCCATCATCAGGGAAAAAATATGCGACAAAAGAAGGCGGTTTCTTCGGAAACTACCTGATCTCCAAGAAAGTACCCGAAGAAAAGTTGAAACAAATCCTGGCATTCTTTGACTACGGTGCTACGCCGGAGGGGATGGAGCTGGCGAACTTCGGGCTCAAGGATGTTCACTATACCGTTCAAGATGGCAAGAAAGTAACTACGGAAGAGTATAAGAAAATCGCTGCGGCTTCCATTGTGAATGTTTGGACATTGGTCGATCCTTACAGCCGTGTTCAGCAAGCTTCCACGGACTATCCGAAAGAGTATCTGGAGCGCGATAAGAAAGTCGTCGATGAGCGGCTGAAGCATGGTGTGTTCATCAACAATAATGGTGTTATGTCTGAGACCGAAATTAAATTCGGTTCCGAGATTGCCAAAAAGCTTCAGGACAAGAAGATTAAGGTAATCATGGGCAAAGAGCCGATCGAAGCCTGGGATAAATTGATTGAGCAGATGAAGAATGATGCGAACGTGAAAAAGATCCTTGCCGAAAGAGAAGCAAGCTACAAAGCCATATTCGGTGGAAAGTAA